The proteins below are encoded in one region of Desulfobotulus mexicanus:
- the rbr gene encoding rubrerythrin produces MKSIKGTQTEKNLLTAFAGESQARNRYTYFAAQAKKEGYVQIAAIFEETANQEKEHAKRFFKFLEGGEVEVRWNFPAGVIGSTLENLKAAAQGEYEEFTSMYPGYAKTAREEGFEAIAVVFEKICIAEEHHENRYNALAANIEAGRVFKRDPETTWACRNCGYVHTGDNAPEMCPACAHPQAHFEMKPTNY; encoded by the coding sequence ATGAAATCTATTAAAGGAACACAGACTGAAAAAAACCTTCTGACAGCTTTTGCAGGTGAATCCCAGGCAAGAAACCGCTACACCTATTTTGCAGCACAAGCCAAAAAAGAAGGCTATGTTCAGATTGCGGCCATTTTCGAAGAAACTGCCAATCAGGAAAAAGAACATGCAAAGCGTTTTTTCAAATTCCTTGAAGGCGGCGAAGTGGAAGTACGCTGGAATTTCCCTGCAGGAGTTATCGGCAGCACCCTTGAAAACCTCAAAGCAGCCGCCCAGGGGGAGTATGAAGAATTCACCTCCATGTATCCCGGATACGCAAAAACTGCCCGTGAAGAAGGTTTTGAAGCCATCGCCGTTGTCTTTGAAAAAATCTGTATCGCCGAAGAACATCATGAAAACCGTTACAATGCCCTTGCAGCAAATATAGAGGCAGGACGGGTTTTCAAAAGAGATCCTGAAACCACCTGGGCCTGCCGCAACTGCGGTTATGTGCACACAGGGGACAATGCACCTGAAATGTGTCCTGCCTGTGCCCATCCCCAGGCACATTTTGAAATGAAACCAACCAACTACTAA
- the dtd gene encoding D-aminoacyl-tRNA deacylase, producing MIAVVQRVRSAEVRIDDIIEGKIDHGLLILLGVAKEDSQEDSTFLADKIVHLRIFEDEEGKMNHSLVDISGEILVVSQFTLLADCRKGRRPSFTDAAKPETAIPLYQHFVESCKNRDIRVETGRFQANMDVSLINEGPVTLTLDSRMRNR from the coding sequence ATGATAGCCGTTGTGCAGCGTGTCCGTTCCGCTGAAGTCCGCATTGATGACATTATTGAAGGAAAAATTGATCATGGCCTTCTCATTCTTCTGGGAGTTGCAAAGGAAGACAGCCAGGAAGACAGCACCTTTCTTGCGGATAAAATTGTTCATTTAAGAATATTTGAAGATGAAGAAGGAAAAATGAACCACTCTCTTGTGGACATTTCAGGGGAAATTCTTGTGGTGTCTCAGTTCACCCTGCTTGCGGACTGTCGCAAAGGCCGCCGCCCCTCCTTTACGGATGCGGCAAAACCGGAAACAGCCATCCCCCTTTACCAGCATTTTGTGGAATCATGCAAAAACAGAGACATCAGGGTTGAGACGGGAAGATTTCAGGCCAACATGGATGTATCCCTTATCAATGAAGGCCCTGTAACCCTTACCCTGGACAGCCGGATGCGCAACAGATAA
- a CDS encoding intermembrane transport protein PqiB, with translation MNSPENELPEITMAKNRFWIWLIPLAAMLMGGWLLFQHYAQRGVLITISFETASGLVTGKTQLRFKDLSIGTVESLELSQDLSHIMVHVRVTREVLPYLTEDSRFWVVRPRIDRQGISGLNTLLSGAYIAIEPGSGKPATVFTGLENPPITPSETPGLRILLETDSGGIEVGTPVYFRKIHAGTVEARTILGNHDKILLDVFIKSPYDTHVTASSRFWRDSGIDFSFGADGIRFQSESLESMLVGGIAFDNPDPEASPAKNGDEFHLFPSFREIRSRSMQMGKKFILYFDSSIRGLNPGAPVDYKGVQIGEVLSVRLYYDKDSDNIKIPVKISILPEILMGNNHSEAETQLVEMLEKGLKARLEMGNMLTGQLFISMEMDSENPSGKLSYNKEGFPVIPTLPHPFTQLAGKAIAILDRIQKLPMEGIAENTIETMKEAQAMLKGLQEIPEDIKPLLTYSQEVLTAIHTTLEGLNEGLDGMKPGSPLYRDLSQAARELAESARAIRILAESIEARPDTLIYGK, from the coding sequence ATGAACAGTCCTGAAAATGAACTTCCGGAAATCACCATGGCGAAAAACCGCTTCTGGATCTGGCTGATTCCCCTTGCAGCAATGCTCATGGGTGGCTGGCTCCTTTTCCAGCACTATGCCCAGCGTGGTGTTCTCATAACCATAAGTTTTGAAACCGCATCCGGCCTTGTGACAGGCAAAACCCAGCTCCGCTTCAAGGATCTTTCCATCGGCACCGTGGAAAGCCTTGAGCTTTCACAAGATCTTTCCCATATCATGGTGCATGTCCGCGTTACGAGGGAGGTTCTGCCCTATCTCACGGAAGACAGCCGCTTCTGGGTAGTCCGTCCCCGCATCGACAGACAGGGCATATCCGGACTGAATACCCTTCTTTCGGGAGCCTATATTGCCATAGAGCCGGGAAGCGGAAAACCGGCAACGGTTTTCACAGGGCTTGAGAATCCGCCCATAACCCCTTCTGAAACACCGGGGCTGCGCATTCTCCTCGAAACCGATTCCGGCGGCATTGAGGTGGGCACCCCTGTCTATTTCAGAAAAATTCACGCAGGAACCGTGGAAGCTCGAACCATCCTTGGGAATCATGACAAAATTCTTCTCGATGTTTTCATAAAATCTCCCTACGACACCCATGTTACAGCATCCAGTCGTTTCTGGCGGGACTCGGGCATTGATTTTTCCTTTGGTGCAGACGGTATTCGTTTTCAATCAGAATCACTGGAGTCTATGCTGGTGGGTGGTATTGCCTTTGACAATCCCGATCCCGAAGCCAGCCCTGCAAAAAACGGAGATGAATTTCATCTTTTTCCAAGCTTCAGGGAAATCAGATCCAGATCCATGCAGATGGGGAAAAAATTTATCCTCTACTTTGACAGTTCCATACGGGGCCTGAATCCCGGTGCTCCCGTGGACTATAAAGGTGTACAGATCGGTGAGGTTCTAAGTGTCAGGCTTTACTATGACAAAGACAGCGACAATATCAAAATCCCCGTTAAAATATCCATTCTTCCGGAAATACTAATGGGAAATAACCATTCAGAAGCAGAAACACAACTTGTGGAAATGCTGGAAAAGGGACTTAAGGCCAGACTTGAAATGGGCAACATGCTTACAGGTCAGCTTTTTATCTCCATGGAAATGGACAGCGAAAACCCTTCAGGTAAACTATCCTATAACAAAGAAGGCTTTCCCGTCATTCCCACCCTTCCCCATCCCTTTACACAGCTTGCGGGAAAAGCCATTGCCATATTAGACCGTATTCAAAAGCTCCCCATGGAAGGTATTGCTGAAAATACTATTGAAACCATGAAAGAAGCACAGGCCATGCTGAAAGGCCTGCAGGAAATTCCTGAAGATATCAAGCCCCTGCTGACATACAGCCAGGAGGTCCTTACCGCCATTCATACAACCCTTGAAGGTTTGAATGAAGGCCTTGACGGAATGAAACCGGGAAGCCCCCTGTACAGAGATCTGAGTCAGGCGGCAAGGGAGCTTGCTGAATCAGCACGGGCCATCCGTATCCTTGCAGAAAGCATAGAAGCCAGACCTGATACACTGATCTACGGGAAATAA
- a CDS encoding D-alanyl-D-alanine carboxypeptidase has translation MRFFNILIFFLLSIPLTSAAEKQTIQKAWILETPGGEILSSTNPDATMTPASILKILTSLYALETLGPDYRITTPVSRDRDNFLVIKASADPLLTSNPLRDMVTRLATATPERNFKGIIIDISAFEKKLPVDGISPLSQRSYNAPLTPFAVNFNSVSFKTEKGHFVSSENETPFLPMVLAPVRASRLASGRIALPSDNDFPMHYAAAMVRYFLEDAGFTFEESKTDFRYENPEIPDILLLEYSSPFTVTDIVHQLMAFSNNYVANKLLLATALKDTDHSGPLSLEKAGIYFSDFIKNKLGIEGFVVEEGSGLSRKNRITAKEMLKALHAFSPYMSLMRRENQGWFKTGTLSDVRTRAGYLRGPNGWYPYVIMTQGENEAYPLYLNILRKEARTGRSLSSSGSGMAPDNPAIN, from the coding sequence ATGCGTTTTTTTAATATTTTAATATTCTTTCTTCTATCCATACCCCTGACCTCTGCCGCAGAAAAACAGACGATTCAAAAGGCATGGATTCTGGAGACTCCGGGGGGAGAAATTCTCAGCTCCACAAATCCGGATGCCACCATGACCCCTGCATCTATTCTTAAAATTCTTACATCCCTCTATGCCCTGGAGACACTGGGACCGGATTACCGCATCACAACACCTGTAAGCAGAGACAGGGATAACTTCCTCGTGATAAAAGCCAGTGCCGATCCCCTGCTGACCTCCAACCCCCTCAGAGACATGGTTACCCGACTGGCGACAGCCACACCGGAACGGAATTTTAAAGGTATCATCATTGATATCTCCGCCTTTGAAAAGAAACTGCCTGTGGATGGCATAAGCCCCCTTTCCCAAAGAAGCTACAACGCCCCCCTTACACCCTTTGCCGTAAACTTCAACTCCGTTTCCTTTAAAACAGAAAAGGGACATTTCGTTTCCTCAGAAAACGAAACCCCCTTTTTACCCATGGTGCTGGCTCCAGTCAGGGCATCACGCCTTGCATCGGGACGCATCGCCCTGCCATCGGACAATGACTTTCCCATGCACTATGCCGCTGCCATGGTCCGATACTTCCTTGAAGATGCAGGATTCACCTTTGAAGAATCTAAAACAGATTTCAGATATGAAAATCCTGAGATTCCGGACATCCTGCTTCTGGAATATTCCTCACCCTTTACCGTTACAGACATTGTTCATCAACTCATGGCCTTTTCCAATAATTACGTGGCCAACAAACTGCTGCTGGCAACAGCCTTAAAGGATACAGATCATAGCGGCCCCTTAAGCCTTGAAAAAGCAGGAATTTATTTCTCGGACTTTATAAAAAACAAACTCGGAATAGAGGGCTTTGTGGTTGAGGAAGGTTCAGGGCTATCAAGGAAAAACCGGATAACAGCAAAAGAAATGCTCAAAGCCCTTCACGCCTTCAGCCCATATATGAGCCTGATGCGCAGGGAAAATCAGGGCTGGTTTAAAACAGGTACCCTCTCCGATGTCAGAACACGGGCCGGTTACCTGAGGGGACCCAATGGCTGGTATCCCTATGTTATCATGACCCAGGGAGAAAACGAAGCCTACCCCCTTTACCTGAATATTTTGAGAAAAGAAGCCAGAACAGGCCGGAGCCTCAGCAGCTCCGGTTCCGGGATGGCGCCTGACAATCCGGCCATAAATTAA
- a CDS encoding PqiC family protein → MRVKKAALFKKINISDFLCNKVCGFPTPLYLILFALLISGCTATPQPRVYHLGISTPPLIEKNEKTEILVIETTNLPRHLDRPQLITRSSENEIIIHEQERWAAALDRLFRESLAARLDAALPDFRVIPVDISGAYGGANQRIRIQILDFSSDINGNVRLLGTFGIIRKSAVEREEAFEVQVMAEDSSKGAVIAAHDIAMGILTRKIIKMIHP, encoded by the coding sequence ATGAGAGTTAAGAAAGCAGCTTTATTTAAAAAAATAAATATTTCTGATTTCTTATGCAATAAGGTATGCGGATTTCCAACACCCCTCTACCTGATACTTTTTGCATTGCTTATTTCAGGCTGCACGGCCACGCCCCAGCCAAGGGTTTATCATCTGGGTATCAGTACCCCCCCGCTTATAGAAAAAAACGAAAAGACAGAAATCCTTGTCATAGAAACAACAAATCTGCCAAGGCATCTTGATCGGCCGCAGCTCATTACCAGAAGCTCTGAAAACGAAATTATCATCCATGAACAGGAGAGATGGGCAGCAGCACTGGATCGTCTGTTCCGGGAATCCCTTGCAGCAAGGCTGGATGCAGCCCTTCCGGACTTCCGTGTAATTCCTGTGGATATCAGCGGTGCCTATGGAGGAGCAAATCAGCGAATACGTATACAGATACTCGATTTTTCATCGGATATAAATGGAAATGTCCGGCTTCTCGGAACCTTTGGTATTATTCGAAAATCAGCTGTTGAGAGGGAAGAAGCCTTTGAGGTGCAGGTCATGGCAGAAGACAGCAGTAAAGGTGCTGTAATAGCGGCCCATGATATTGCCATGGGTATACTTACAAGAAAAATCATTAAGATGATTCATCCCTGA
- a CDS encoding Fur family transcriptional regulator produces MEKKTENKLGAIRLSTQRRIILEEVLNTKKHPTADAIYQNVKHRLPRISLGTVYRNLESLSENGYIQRIDTGTGPRRYDGNTNPHVHIRCTCCDSLGDINETDLLEKLLLQDLKTAYQIHEVIVEIRGLCPECQKHDFPQGLIKNPLSVEP; encoded by the coding sequence TTGGAAAAAAAAACAGAAAACAAACTGGGTGCCATACGCCTGAGTACCCAAAGACGTATTATCCTTGAAGAGGTGCTGAACACAAAAAAACATCCAACAGCAGACGCCATTTACCAGAATGTAAAGCACAGGCTGCCCCGCATAAGCCTTGGCACCGTATACCGCAATCTTGAAAGCTTAAGCGAGAACGGCTATATTCAAAGAATTGATACAGGGACTGGCCCAAGGCGCTACGATGGCAATACAAATCCCCATGTGCATATACGCTGCACCTGCTGCGACAGCCTTGGGGATATTAATGAAACGGATCTTTTGGAGAAACTTCTTTTACAGGATCTGAAAACAGCATACCAGATACACGAAGTTATTGTTGAAATCAGGGGATTATGCCCGGAATGTCAGAAACACGATTTTCCCCAAGGCCTCATCAAAAATCCCCTTTCAGTGGAACCATAA
- a CDS encoding multidrug effflux MFS transporter produces MKKDGFGRIIALIALLSAFPPLATDMYLPALPTLQAQWNQPLSIVNLTLVAFFVTYCFFLLVYGPLSDRFGRKPPLIAGIVIYVAASFLCASAPSIYHLIAYRVLQASGAAAASAIALAIIKDRIPGQRREQAMAHVAIITALAPMIAPVIGGLIMIRLTWPWIFVSQGILGLISLGGVAMMRESLQRTPGIQVSFMRRYMGVIKNRRFLSIVMVISLVGLPLFAFIGGSSDIYISTMGLSESQFGVLFGANAFCFMVGSFCCSRLVRKAGGMRLMSIGFCGIFTGGMALVFLPLPGAMQMALPMALITFCIGLSRPPSNNIALEQVDVDTGSASSILIFIYFVMGAFSMFFISLDWTDKVRVIGILAACSGAGCFVCWQFLKPFLRMPVMEQKRKAS; encoded by the coding sequence ATGAAAAAAGATGGTTTCGGGCGTATCATAGCTCTGATTGCTCTTTTATCGGCATTTCCTCCCCTGGCAACAGATATGTATCTTCCGGCCCTTCCCACCCTGCAGGCTCAGTGGAATCAGCCCCTGAGTATTGTCAATCTGACCCTTGTGGCTTTTTTTGTCACTTACTGTTTTTTTCTTCTGGTTTATGGTCCCCTTTCAGATCGCTTTGGCCGGAAACCGCCCCTTATTGCGGGTATCGTGATTTATGTTGCGGCCTCTTTTCTTTGTGCTTCTGCTCCATCGATCTATCACCTGATTGCCTATCGTGTTCTTCAGGCTTCCGGGGCGGCCGCTGCATCTGCCATTGCACTGGCCATCATTAAGGACCGTATCCCCGGACAGAGAAGGGAACAGGCCATGGCCCATGTGGCCATTATCACTGCACTGGCACCCATGATTGCCCCTGTGATCGGAGGGCTTATCATGATTCGCCTGACATGGCCCTGGATTTTTGTTTCTCAGGGTATTCTTGGTTTGATTTCCTTGGGTGGCGTGGCCATGATGCGGGAGTCTCTGCAGAGAACTCCTGGAATTCAGGTTTCTTTCATGCGCCGCTATATGGGCGTGATCAAAAACCGTCGTTTTTTGAGTATTGTAATGGTTATTTCCCTTGTGGGGCTTCCTCTTTTTGCCTTTATTGGTGGGTCCTCGGATATTTATATCAGCACCATGGGACTCTCCGAAAGTCAGTTTGGGGTCTTATTTGGTGCCAATGCCTTCTGTTTTATGGTTGGTTCTTTCTGCTGTTCACGTCTGGTTCGGAAGGCAGGCGGCATGCGACTTATGAGTATAGGGTTCTGCGGAATTTTTACTGGGGGAATGGCCCTTGTTTTTCTGCCCCTGCCGGGAGCCATGCAGATGGCCCTTCCCATGGCTCTGATTACTTTCTGTATAGGTCTAAGCCGTCCGCCATCCAATAATATTGCCCTGGAACAGGTGGATGTGGATACGGGCAGCGCTTCTTCAATTCTGATCTTTATCTATTTTGTCATGGGGGCTTTTTCCATGTTCTTTATCTCTCTGGACTGGACGGATAAAGTACGGGTTATTGGTATTCTGGCTGCATGCAGTGGAGCTGGGTGTTTTGTATGCTGGCAGTTTTTAAAGCCGTTTCTTCGTATGCCTGTGATGGAGCAGAAAAGAAAAGCCTCCTGA
- a CDS encoding NAD(P)/FAD-dependent oxidoreductase, protein MKHVLIVGGGFVGLNAAKILGKSGKVRVTLMDRKNYHLFQPLLYQVAMAGLSPAEIAAPLRSLLSVYPNVRVLQAEALSIDRDARKVETSIGSTSYDYLVLGCGAQHTYFGNEAWEPLAPGLKTIEQATEIRRRILYAFEKAESTDNVEEKMKQLTFVVVGGGTTGVELSGAIGEMSRYTFSKDFKNIDPKLTRVILVEAGERILPAYHPDLSARATRDLESLGVQVWTSKRVEAVDSEGVTIGKERIQAATVIWAAGIQASEMNQFLGQETDWLGRVGVKQDLSIEGHPEIFVGGDQAAFKPEGASEALSGVAPVALHQGRHIARNILCDIAEKPRRDFQYFDKGQMATIGRSRAVVEVGRIRFSGFFAWITWLFIHIYFLAGFKNRLFVVLQWAGAYLTFNRGARLIVNKEWQFYKPGKKESVPKDDSGEQKKNL, encoded by the coding sequence ATGAAACATGTGCTTATTGTAGGTGGAGGTTTTGTGGGCCTCAATGCGGCAAAAATCCTTGGGAAATCGGGTAAAGTCAGGGTTACCCTGATGGACCGTAAAAATTATCATCTTTTTCAACCACTTCTCTATCAGGTTGCCATGGCTGGACTCAGCCCTGCTGAAATAGCAGCCCCTCTGCGCAGTCTGCTTTCAGTTTATCCCAATGTGCGGGTTCTTCAGGCAGAAGCCTTATCCATTGATAGGGATGCCAGAAAGGTGGAAACCAGTATTGGCAGTACCAGCTATGATTATCTTGTTCTAGGCTGTGGAGCCCAACATACCTATTTTGGTAATGAAGCATGGGAGCCACTGGCTCCGGGCCTGAAAACAATAGAACAGGCCACGGAAATCCGCAGAAGGATTCTTTATGCTTTTGAGAAGGCGGAATCTACAGATAACGTTGAAGAAAAGATGAAGCAGCTCACCTTTGTGGTGGTAGGCGGTGGTACAACAGGGGTGGAGCTTTCCGGAGCCATCGGTGAGATGAGCAGGTATACCTTTTCCAAGGATTTTAAAAATATTGATCCAAAACTGACAAGGGTTATTCTGGTGGAGGCTGGCGAGCGTATTCTTCCTGCATATCATCCGGATCTTTCTGCAAGGGCCACAAGGGATCTGGAATCTCTGGGGGTTCAGGTCTGGACATCCAAAAGGGTTGAGGCTGTGGATTCCGAAGGCGTGACCATTGGCAAGGAGCGTATACAGGCGGCTACGGTGATCTGGGCTGCGGGCATACAGGCCTCGGAAATGAATCAGTTCCTTGGTCAGGAGACAGACTGGCTGGGGCGGGTCGGTGTGAAACAGGATCTGAGCATTGAGGGACACCCTGAAATATTTGTGGGTGGGGATCAGGCGGCTTTCAAGCCGGAAGGGGCTTCTGAGGCATTGTCCGGGGTTGCTCCGGTGGCACTGCATCAGGGTCGTCATATTGCACGTAATATACTTTGTGATATAGCAGAAAAACCACGCAGGGATTTTCAGTATTTTGATAAAGGACAGATGGCGACCATAGGCAGAAGCCGGGCTGTGGTGGAAGTCGGCAGAATTCGTTTCTCTGGTTTTTTTGCCTGGATCACCTGGCTTTTCATCCATATTTATTTTCTTGCGGGCTTTAAAAACAGGCTTTTTGTGGTGTTGCAATGGGCCGGGGCCTATCTTACCTTTAACCGGGGTGCCCGTCTCATTGTTAACAAGGAATGGCAGTTCTATAAGCCCGGAAAAAAAGAATCTGTCCCGAAGGATGATTCCGGGGAGCAGAAAAAGAATCTCTGA
- a CDS encoding CBS domain-containing protein: MDIITTHKNADFDAVASMVAATLLYPGAVPVRPNDLNPNVKAFLSIHKDIFDTYLPKEAELDKVRRLIVVDTGSWARLDGHLRRLQKNKDLELILWDHHPEGDMQPQWTCREFVGATVTLLVRRLREQGMRLTPMQATLFLLGLYEDTGNLSFSSTKSEDALAAAYLLENRADLNVLSTFLRPVYGERQKDILFEMIQAGESAKVDVKGHRIAISRMVIEGHVGNLSVVINMYREIMNVDAAFGVFTDLERQRTFVIGRSKTEDLNVGSIMRSLGGGGHPAAGSAMLDMVNPEAVVDQMMALLEGNQQSSIQLSDIMSYPVKTVEASMPMHEVWEVLEEKGCTGLPVVEDGVLTGVISRRDFRKIRKEAQKKSPVKAFMSRNVITIGPEKSPMEAAKVMVKYDIGRLPVIRDGKIIGIVSRSDAMRYFYDLLPD; encoded by the coding sequence ATGGATATCATCACTACCCATAAGAATGCGGATTTCGATGCTGTGGCCTCCATGGTTGCGGCAACTCTTTTGTATCCGGGTGCTGTACCCGTAAGGCCCAACGATCTCAATCCCAATGTGAAAGCTTTTTTATCCATTCATAAGGATATCTTTGATACCTATCTCCCCAAAGAAGCAGAACTTGATAAGGTCCGGCGTCTGATTGTGGTGGATACGGGATCCTGGGCAAGGCTGGACGGGCATCTGCGCAGGCTTCAGAAAAATAAGGATCTGGAGCTCATCCTCTGGGATCATCATCCGGAAGGCGATATGCAGCCCCAGTGGACCTGCAGGGAATTTGTGGGTGCCACTGTAACTCTTCTGGTAAGACGCCTCCGGGAGCAGGGCATGCGCCTGACACCCATGCAGGCCACCCTCTTTCTGCTGGGGCTTTATGAGGATACGGGGAATTTGAGTTTCAGTTCCACTAAATCCGAGGATGCGTTGGCAGCGGCTTATCTTCTGGAAAACAGGGCGGATCTGAATGTACTCTCCACCTTTCTTCGCCCTGTTTACGGAGAGCGGCAGAAAGACATTCTTTTTGAGATGATACAGGCCGGAGAATCAGCCAAGGTGGATGTGAAGGGCCACCGCATTGCCATCAGCCGCATGGTGATCGAGGGGCATGTGGGCAATCTTTCCGTTGTAATTAATATGTACAGGGAGATCATGAATGTGGATGCTGCCTTTGGGGTGTTCACGGACCTTGAGCGTCAGCGTACCTTTGTCATCGGCCGGAGTAAAACCGAAGATCTGAACGTGGGGTCCATCATGCGAAGTCTTGGCGGCGGAGGGCATCCTGCGGCTGGCTCGGCAATGCTGGACATGGTCAATCCTGAGGCCGTGGTGGATCAGATGATGGCCCTTCTGGAGGGAAATCAGCAGAGCTCCATTCAGTTAAGCGATATTATGAGTTATCCCGTTAAAACCGTTGAGGCCAGCATGCCCATGCATGAGGTCTGGGAAGTGCTGGAGGAAAAGGGATGCACAGGGCTTCCTGTGGTGGAGGACGGGGTGCTGACCGGTGTGATCTCCCGCCGTGATTTCAGAAAAATAAGAAAAGAGGCCCAGAAAAAGTCGCCGGTAAAGGCTTTCATGAGCCGTAATGTCATCACCATAGGTCCGGAAAAAAGCCCCATGGAAGCAGCAAAGGTGATGGTAAAATATGATATCGGCCGCTTGCCTGTGATCCGGGATGGTAAAATTATCGGCATTGTTTCCCGTTCAGATGCCATGCGCTATTTTTATGATCT
- a CDS encoding PqiA/YebS family transporter subunit, whose amino-acid sequence MNTLIFYRDWIACPSCDRLHIRPRLLPGHVALCKSCGTRLTGRCMYGTALPLALCLTALVGWIIAMTLPFIAIGFGGQHQTISLPSAVIILTQHNMLPLAIFTGLLLIAAPLISILLLIYLLFFLYHKTKPPFYRFMLKAFSRIRFWDMTDVYLISIIVVLVKAMHMADIQLLHGFWAFCIQVFFIRFSFLVIPVRDMWQRLSRPGLNPAPLPGKRAIATGLVPCHTCTRIHKTGQKRCTRCASPLHNRIPQSINRTFALTITAFILYIPANLYPIMITENLGTTIYSTIIGGVILLWETKAYAVASIVFFASVFIPLAKLLALLYLTGSVYFRKKNYPNDLTKIYKITEFIGKWSMVDVFVVATLAAMIQMGSLATIQPGIAATAFAAMVVITLFAAETFDPRLLWDSTPQGKNNEQS is encoded by the coding sequence ATGAATACTCTTATTTTTTACCGGGACTGGATTGCCTGCCCGTCCTGCGACCGCCTGCACATCAGGCCCCGTCTTCTGCCGGGTCATGTAGCTCTCTGTAAAAGCTGCGGTACCCGCCTGACAGGAAGATGCATGTATGGCACAGCCCTGCCTCTGGCTCTCTGCCTCACAGCCCTTGTGGGCTGGATCATTGCCATGACACTTCCTTTTATTGCCATAGGATTTGGCGGGCAGCACCAGACCATTTCCCTGCCATCTGCAGTTATAATCCTGACACAGCATAATATGCTGCCACTGGCCATTTTTACGGGGCTTCTTCTAATTGCCGCACCGCTTATTTCCATTCTCCTCTTAATCTACCTGCTTTTTTTTCTCTATCATAAAACAAAACCTCCCTTTTACCGCTTTATGCTCAAAGCCTTTTCCCGCATCCGTTTCTGGGATATGACAGATGTTTATCTTATCAGCATTATTGTAGTACTGGTAAAGGCCATGCATATGGCAGATATTCAGCTTCTCCACGGATTCTGGGCCTTCTGCATTCAGGTGTTTTTCATCCGCTTTTCCTTTCTGGTCATCCCGGTCAGGGATATGTGGCAGCGACTGAGCCGCCCCGGCCTTAACCCAGCACCCCTGCCGGGAAAACGGGCCATTGCAACGGGTCTTGTTCCCTGCCATACCTGCACCCGCATCCATAAAACAGGACAAAAACGCTGCACCCGTTGTGCAAGCCCCCTTCACAACCGGATTCCCCAGAGTATCAACCGTACCTTTGCCCTGACCATAACCGCTTTTATCCTCTATATTCCGGCTAACCTCTATCCCATCATGATTACGGAAAACCTTGGAACAACCATTTACAGTACCATTATTGGCGGTGTGATTCTCTTATGGGAAACAAAGGCCTATGCCGTTGCCTCCATTGTTTTTTTTGCCAGCGTTTTCATTCCTCTGGCAAAACTGCTGGCCCTCCTATATCTCACAGGCAGCGTATATTTCCGGAAAAAAAATTATCCGAATGACCTTACAAAAATATATAAAATCACAGAATTCATAGGCAAGTGGTCCATGGTGGATGTTTTTGTGGTCGCCACTCTGGCCGCCATGATACAGATGGGAAGCCTTGCCACCATACAACCCGGCATTGCAGCCACTGCCTTTGCCGCCATGGTTGTAATCACCCTTTTTGCCGCAGAAACCTTTGACCCCAGACTGCTCTGGGATTCAACTCCTCAGGGGAAAAACAATGAACAGTCCTGA